In the genome of Aureimonas sp. OT7, one region contains:
- the dprA gene encoding DNA-processing protein DprA, translated as MDAVLPDEEKVARLQLVRGRGIGPASFKALIAAHGDAVTAVRAIADRNGKAGHRFQPAERGQAETEIEKATRFGARIVFHGEADYPPALARLAPPPPVLTVMGDAALPKRRALAIVGARNASLAGSRLAHSLAQAAGHAGLTVVSGLARGIDTAAHEGSLATGTAGIFAGGLDRPYPPENKPLMRRILDHGGCLISEMPFGWTARAADFPRRNRLVAGLADGLLVVEAALRSGSLISARLAQAMGRPVLAVPGSPLDARAEGPNDLIRQGAILIRDGADLAEALGLEAGLLPGLSSAIGVEGPEAAEDRTVIDALGTVPVTVDELVVHTGSSARHIQQLLMELDLAGRLQRHAGGRVSLYR; from the coding sequence ATGGACGCGGTCCTTCCGGATGAGGAGAAGGTGGCTCGCCTGCAACTCGTGCGCGGACGGGGTATCGGGCCCGCCAGCTTCAAGGCGCTGATCGCCGCGCATGGCGATGCCGTGACCGCGGTACGCGCCATTGCGGACCGCAACGGCAAGGCCGGCCACCGCTTCCAGCCGGCAGAGCGCGGGCAGGCCGAAACGGAGATCGAAAAGGCCACGCGGTTCGGCGCGCGCATCGTCTTCCACGGCGAGGCTGATTATCCGCCTGCCCTGGCGCGGCTGGCGCCGCCCCCGCCGGTGTTGACGGTGATGGGAGACGCAGCCCTTCCGAAACGCCGGGCGCTTGCCATCGTCGGTGCGCGCAACGCCTCCCTGGCCGGCAGCCGCCTGGCGCACAGCCTTGCGCAGGCAGCGGGCCACGCAGGGCTCACGGTCGTGTCCGGCCTGGCGCGCGGCATCGACACCGCAGCCCATGAAGGCAGCCTTGCCACCGGTACGGCAGGCATCTTCGCCGGAGGGCTCGACCGGCCGTATCCGCCCGAGAACAAGCCGCTCATGCGGCGCATCCTCGATCACGGCGGGTGCCTCATATCGGAAATGCCATTCGGCTGGACGGCCCGCGCGGCCGATTTTCCACGTCGCAACAGGCTGGTGGCCGGACTTGCGGACGGATTATTGGTGGTTGAGGCCGCCTTGCGGTCGGGCTCGCTCATCAGCGCCCGCCTGGCACAGGCGATGGGTCGGCCGGTGCTGGCCGTTCCCGGCTCTCCCCTCGACGCGCGGGCAGAGGGGCCGAACGACCTGATCCGCCAGGGCGCGATCCTGATACGCGACGGGGCCGACCTTGCCGAGGCGCTTGGATTGGAAGCAGGGCTTCTGCCCGGCCTTTCCAGCGCGATCGGCGTCGAGGGCCCCGAGGCTGCGGAGGACCGTACCGTCATCGACGCGCTGGGCACGGTACCCGTGACCGTGGACGAGTTGGTGGTGCACACGGGCAGCTCGGCACGCCACATCCAGCAGTTGTTGATGGAGCTGGATCTGGCCGGCCGCCTGCAGCGTCATGCCGGTGGTCGGGTGTCCCTTTATCGTTGA
- the plsY gene encoding glycerol-3-phosphate 1-O-acyltransferase PlsY, which produces MAMMGDLPVQTALLAACIGYLCGSIPFGLVLARAFGFGDIRKIGSGNIGATNALRTGNKPLAALTLAGDILKGTIPVLIGWRWGVEVACIAGLFAFLGHLFPVWLGFKGGKGVATYIGVLLGLAPLGVAIFAAIWLAMALLFRYSSLAALTATLVVPIALWLLGYDTIAGLAALLTVLVYLKHHANIRRLATGTETKIGSKG; this is translated from the coding sequence ATGGCGATGATGGGGGACCTGCCCGTACAGACGGCGCTGCTGGCAGCCTGTATCGGCTATCTATGCGGCAGCATCCCCTTCGGCCTCGTATTGGCACGGGCCTTCGGCTTTGGGGATATCCGCAAGATCGGGTCCGGCAATATCGGCGCCACCAACGCATTAAGAACCGGCAACAAGCCATTGGCCGCGCTCACTTTGGCCGGCGACATACTTAAGGGTACTATCCCTGTGCTGATCGGCTGGCGCTGGGGCGTCGAAGTCGCGTGCATCGCCGGCCTCTTCGCCTTTCTCGGCCACCTCTTTCCCGTCTGGCTGGGTTTCAAGGGCGGCAAGGGCGTTGCCACCTATATCGGCGTCCTACTGGGTTTGGCTCCGCTGGGAGTCGCCATCTTTGCGGCCATCTGGCTCGCGATGGCGCTGTTGTTTCGATATTCCTCGCTGGCGGCGCTGACAGCGACACTTGTCGTTCCGATCGCACTTTGGCTGCTCGGCTATGACACCATAGCCGGCCTTGCCGCGCTTTTGACCGTGCTGGTTTATCTGAAGCACCATGCCAACATCCGCCGGCTTGCCACTGGAACGGAAACGAAAATCGGCTCGAAGGGCTGA
- a CDS encoding dihydroorotase, producing MRTRPLVIENARIIDPSRNLDEVGAIIVRDGAVAACGRDALNAGHPDGADVIDARGLLAIPGLVDARVFIGEPGFEHRETIHSVGEAAAGGGVTSILTMPDTNPVIDEVALAQFVMRTARETCAVNVFPSAALTRGLLGQEMTEIGILTEAGVHTFTEGRRTLSNPALIRRIMTYVRDFDALFCHETQDDALTGSGVMNEGLLASWLGLPGIPREAETIPLERDLRLAALTGVRYHAAQLSCGMSVDAMRLAKDKGVSATAGVSINHLTLNENDIGEYRTFFRLSPPLRREEDRQAMVDALADGTLDIIVSSHDPQDADVKRRPFAEAAAGAIGLESLLPAALRLYHSGAVPLMRLLSALTIGPARMLKLDGGTLAPGKPADITLVDLDRPFIFGPGDIRSLQKNTAFENARFQGRAVCTIVGGKVVYRLAEDDA from the coding sequence ATGAGAACCCGCCCGCTCGTTATTGAAAACGCAAGGATAATCGATCCGTCACGCAATCTCGACGAGGTCGGGGCGATCATCGTTCGGGACGGCGCGGTGGCCGCATGCGGGCGCGATGCGCTGAATGCCGGCCATCCCGACGGCGCCGATGTCATCGATGCACGCGGCCTTCTCGCCATCCCGGGCCTCGTGGATGCACGCGTGTTCATCGGCGAGCCGGGTTTCGAGCATCGCGAAACGATCCATTCCGTGGGAGAGGCGGCCGCCGGCGGCGGTGTCACCTCCATCCTGACCATGCCCGATACCAACCCGGTGATCGACGAGGTCGCGCTGGCCCAGTTCGTCATGCGTACCGCGCGCGAGACATGCGCGGTCAACGTGTTTCCCTCCGCGGCGCTGACACGCGGCCTGCTGGGCCAGGAGATGACGGAGATCGGCATTCTCACCGAGGCCGGGGTCCATACATTCACCGAGGGGCGGCGGACGCTGTCCAACCCGGCGCTGATCCGCCGCATCATGACTTATGTGCGGGATTTCGACGCCTTGTTCTGCCACGAAACGCAGGATGACGCGCTGACCGGCTCGGGCGTGATGAACGAAGGGCTTCTTGCCTCCTGGCTCGGCCTGCCGGGCATCCCGCGCGAGGCCGAAACGATCCCGCTGGAGCGCGACCTGCGGCTCGCGGCGCTGACGGGCGTTCGATACCACGCCGCGCAATTGTCGTGCGGCATGTCCGTGGATGCCATGCGCCTTGCCAAGGACAAGGGCGTCTCGGCGACAGCCGGCGTCTCCATCAACCACCTGACGCTCAACGAAAACGATATCGGCGAGTATCGCACCTTCTTCCGCCTGTCGCCGCCGTTGCGCCGCGAGGAAGACAGGCAGGCCATGGTCGACGCCCTGGCAGACGGCACGCTGGACATCATCGTCTCTTCGCACGATCCGCAGGATGCCGACGTAAAGCGCCGCCCTTTCGCGGAGGCCGCGGCCGGCGCCATCGGCCTGGAAAGCCTGCTTCCCGCCGCCTTGCGGCTTTATCATTCCGGCGCGGTCCCCCTGATGCGCCTGCTGTCCGCCCTCACCATCGGTCCGGCCCGGATGCTGAAGCTGGATGGCGGCACGCTGGCGCCGGGCAAGCCGGCGGACATCACCCTCGTCGATCTCGACCGGCCCTTCATCTTCGGCCCCGGCGATATCCGCTCCCTGCAGAAAAACACCGCATTCGAGAATGCGCGCTTCCAGGGGCGCGCGGTCTGTACCATCGTCGGCGGAAAAGTCGTCTATCGATTGGCGGAGGATGATGCGTGA
- a CDS encoding aspartate carbamoyltransferase catalytic subunit — MSPAQTTPAPTRRHLTGIAQLSLPDIHHLLDLAESEIAVSRSRDKKKSALKGRTQINLFFEASTRTQSSFELAGKRLGADVMNMSVANSSVKKGETLVDTAMTLNAMRPDILVVRHHAAGAVALLAQKVDCSVVNAGDGAHEHPTQALLDALTIRRRKGRVAGLSVAICGDVLHSRVARSNILLLNALGAEVRVVGPSTLMPSGIEDMGVSVHRNMTEGLRGVDVVMMLRLQRERMEGAFVPSVREYFRHFGLDAEKLALARPDALVMHPGPMNRGVEIASGIADGPQSVIEEQVEMGVAVRMAVMEWLAGNDGDIA; from the coding sequence ATGAGCCCAGCACAGACCACCCCCGCCCCGACGCGCCGGCACCTGACCGGGATCGCGCAGCTTTCGCTGCCGGACATCCATCACCTGCTCGATCTCGCCGAAAGCGAAATCGCCGTCAGCCGCTCGCGCGACAAGAAGAAGTCCGCCCTGAAAGGGCGTACGCAGATCAACCTCTTCTTCGAAGCGTCCACCCGCACGCAATCCTCGTTCGAGCTTGCAGGCAAACGCCTCGGCGCCGACGTCATGAACATGTCGGTGGCCAACTCCTCGGTGAAGAAGGGTGAAACCCTCGTCGATACGGCGATGACGCTGAATGCGATGCGGCCCGATATCCTCGTTGTGCGCCATCACGCCGCCGGCGCCGTCGCGCTGCTGGCACAAAAGGTGGACTGCTCCGTCGTCAACGCAGGCGACGGTGCGCACGAGCATCCGACGCAGGCGCTTCTGGACGCGCTCACCATCCGCCGCCGGAAAGGGCGGGTCGCGGGACTGTCCGTCGCCATCTGCGGCGACGTTCTGCACAGCCGCGTCGCGCGGTCCAACATCCTGCTTCTCAATGCATTGGGCGCAGAAGTCCGCGTGGTCGGCCCGTCCACCTTGATGCCCTCCGGCATCGAGGACATGGGCGTCAGCGTCCATCGCAACATGACCGAGGGTCTGCGCGGCGTCGACGTCGTGATGATGCTGCGCCTTCAGCGCGAGCGCATGGAGGGCGCGTTCGTACCCTCCGTCCGCGAATATTTCCGGCATTTCGGGCTGGACGCCGAGAAACTGGCGCTGGCCCGGCCCGATGCGCTCGTCATGCATCCGGGCCCGATGAACCGCGGCGTCGAAATCGCCTCCGGCATCGCCGACGGGCCGCAAAGCGTGATCGAGGAACAGGTTGAGATGGGCGTCGCCGTGCGCATGGCCGTCATGGAATGGCTGGCCGGCAACGACGGAGACATTGCATGA
- the ruvX gene encoding Holliday junction resolvase RuvX — protein MAIVEIADLSALLPAGTVVAGLDLGTKTIGLAVSDLGLRFATPRPVLARVKFTQDAAALRKALDEARCGAIVLGLPLNMDGSEGPRVQSTRAFARNYSRLDERPIAFWDERLSTVAAERGMIEADLSRRKRAAKIDSAAAAFILQGALDRLAGLAYEQNSI, from the coding sequence ATGGCCATCGTGGAAATTGCGGATCTTTCCGCCCTTCTGCCCGCCGGAACCGTGGTTGCCGGGCTCGACCTCGGCACCAAGACCATCGGCCTTGCCGTGTCGGACCTCGGCCTGCGGTTCGCTACGCCGCGCCCCGTACTGGCCCGCGTGAAGTTTACCCAGGATGCGGCGGCCCTGCGCAAGGCGCTGGACGAAGCCCGCTGCGGTGCCATCGTGCTGGGGCTGCCGCTCAACATGGATGGCAGCGAAGGGCCCCGTGTCCAGTCGACACGGGCATTCGCGCGCAATTACAGCCGGCTGGACGAGAGGCCCATCGCCTTCTGGGACGAGCGGCTCTCCACTGTCGCGGCCGAGCGCGGCATGATCGAGGCCGACCTGTCGCGGCGCAAGCGCGCCGCGAAGATCGATTCGGCGGCGGCCGCCTTCATCCTGCAAGGCGCGCTCGACAGGCTGGCCGGGCTGGCCTATGAGCAGAACTCGATATGA
- a CDS encoding metal-dependent hydrolase, whose product MRLTYYGHSAFRIEAGSSTILVDPFLTGNRHFTGDVAEVAKGVTHIALTHGHSDHVGDTLDIARQTDARVIGNFELANWLAAKGVANVEPGNTGGTLRFDDFSVTFTQAFHSSGNVEEDGQVTYLGMPNGLVFHFSDGPSIYHMGDTDIFGDMALIQELHHPQIGLVPIGDRFTMGAAVAALACRRYFAFQKIVPIHWGTFPPLDQGTERFEEAMDEDASRVVKPRIGVPFEV is encoded by the coding sequence ATGAGACTGACCTATTACGGCCATTCGGCCTTCCGGATCGAGGCCGGATCGAGCACGATTCTCGTCGATCCGTTCCTGACGGGGAATCGCCATTTCACCGGTGATGTCGCCGAGGTGGCGAAGGGCGTTACGCATATCGCGCTGACGCACGGTCATTCCGACCATGTGGGCGATACGCTCGATATTGCCCGCCAAACCGATGCGCGCGTGATCGGCAATTTCGAGCTGGCCAACTGGCTGGCCGCAAAGGGCGTGGCGAACGTGGAGCCCGGCAATACCGGCGGCACGCTCCGATTCGACGACTTTTCCGTCACCTTCACGCAGGCATTCCATTCATCCGGCAATGTCGAGGAAGACGGGCAGGTGACCTATCTGGGAATGCCGAACGGCCTCGTCTTCCACTTTTCCGACGGGCCCAGCATCTACCACATGGGCGATACCGATATCTTCGGCGACATGGCCCTGATCCAGGAGTTGCATCATCCGCAGATCGGCCTCGTGCCGATCGGCGACCGCTTCACCATGGGGGCGGCCGTCGCGGCGCTCGCCTGCCGCCGCTATTTCGCGTTCCAGAAGATCGTGCCGATCCATTGGGGCACGTTCCCGCCGCTCGACCAGGGCACCGAGCGTTTCGAGGAAGCCATGGACGAGGACGCATCGCGCGTCGTCAAGCCCCGGATCGGAGTGCCCTTCGAGGTTTGA
- the gatC gene encoding Asp-tRNA(Asn)/Glu-tRNA(Gln) amidotransferase subunit GatC: protein MSVDKETVRRVARLARIAVSEDQLDSMQGELNAILGFVEQLGEVNVDGVEPMTSVTPMAMKKRQDKVTDGNKVADILANAPVSEDNYFVVPKVVE from the coding sequence GTGTCCGTCGATAAAGAAACCGTCCGTCGCGTCGCCCGCCTGGCGCGCATCGCCGTTTCCGAAGACCAGCTCGATTCGATGCAGGGCGAGCTGAATGCCATTCTCGGCTTCGTCGAGCAACTCGGCGAGGTGAATGTCGATGGCGTGGAGCCGATGACCTCAGTGACGCCCATGGCCATGAAGAAGCGGCAGGATAAGGTGACGGACGGCAACAAGGTGGCGGACATCCTCGCCAACGCGCCCGTGTCCGAAGACAATTATTTCGTCGTGCCGAAAGTGGTCGAGTAG
- the gatA gene encoding Asp-tRNA(Asn)/Glu-tRNA(Gln) amidotransferase subunit GatA, with translation MTEPTSLTIAEARDALKARSLSAVELTDAYLAAIDAANPAFNAYVSVTADKARGMAQASDARLAAGAAGALEGIPLGVKDLFATEGEHTQAASHILDGFRPRYESTVTANLWADGAVMLGKLNMDEFAMGSSNETSHYGPVVNPWRAEGSNRNLVPGGSSGGSAAAVAAHLCAGATATDTGGSIRQPAAFTGTVGIKPTYGRCSRWGTVAFASSLDQAGPIARDVRDAAILLKSMASVDDKDTTSVDRPVPDYEASVGRSVKGMRIGIPREYRVEGMPEEIEALWQQGIAWLRDAGADIVDVTLPHTKYALPAYYIVAPAEASSNLARYDGVRYGLRVPGKDIASLYENTRAAGFGAEVKRRILIGTYVLSAGYYDAYYLKAQKIRTLIKRDFETVFADGVDALLTPATPSAAFAIGDEEMNSDPVKMYLNDVFTVTVNMAGLPGIAVPAGLSGQGTPLALQLIGRPFDEETLFATASVIEQAAGRFTPARWW, from the coding sequence ATGACCGAACCGACAAGCCTGACCATTGCAGAAGCGCGTGACGCGCTCAAGGCGCGCAGCCTGTCCGCCGTCGAACTGACCGACGCCTATCTTGCCGCCATCGATGCGGCGAACCCGGCCTTCAACGCCTATGTCAGCGTCACCGCCGACAAGGCGCGCGGCATGGCGCAGGCCTCCGATGCACGGCTGGCCGCCGGCGCGGCCGGCGCTTTGGAGGGCATCCCCCTTGGCGTCAAGGATTTGTTCGCCACGGAAGGCGAGCACACCCAGGCTGCCAGCCATATCCTGGACGGTTTCCGCCCCCGCTACGAATCGACCGTGACGGCCAATCTTTGGGCCGATGGTGCGGTGATGCTGGGCAAGCTCAACATGGACGAGTTCGCCATGGGCTCGTCCAATGAGACCAGCCATTATGGCCCCGTGGTCAACCCCTGGCGCGCCGAGGGCTCCAACCGGAACCTCGTTCCCGGCGGGTCGTCCGGCGGGTCGGCCGCGGCCGTCGCCGCCCATCTGTGCGCCGGCGCGACGGCCACCGATACAGGTGGTTCGATCCGCCAGCCGGCCGCCTTCACCGGAACGGTCGGCATCAAGCCCACCTATGGCCGCTGCTCCCGCTGGGGCACGGTGGCTTTCGCCTCGTCGCTGGATCAGGCCGGCCCGATCGCGCGCGATGTCCGCGATGCCGCCATCCTGCTGAAATCGATGGCCTCGGTGGACGACAAGGACACCACCTCGGTAGACCGCCCCGTGCCGGATTACGAGGCGTCCGTCGGCCGCTCGGTGAAGGGAATGCGCATCGGCATCCCGCGCGAGTACCGGGTGGAGGGCATGCCGGAGGAGATCGAAGCCCTGTGGCAGCAGGGGATCGCCTGGCTGCGCGATGCCGGCGCGGACATCGTCGACGTGACGCTGCCCCATACGAAATACGCCCTGCCGGCCTATTATATCGTGGCCCCGGCGGAGGCATCGTCCAATTTGGCGCGTTATGACGGCGTGCGCTACGGCCTGCGCGTGCCCGGCAAGGACATCGCCTCGCTGTACGAGAACACGCGGGCGGCCGGCTTCGGTGCAGAGGTCAAGCGCCGCATTCTGATCGGCACCTATGTGCTGTCGGCTGGCTACTACGACGCCTATTACCTGAAGGCGCAGAAAATCCGCACGCTGATCAAGCGGGATTTCGAGACCGTCTTCGCCGATGGCGTGGATGCGCTGCTGACGCCGGCGACGCCCAGCGCGGCCTTCGCCATCGGCGACGAGGAGATGAACTCCGATCCGGTCAAGATGTACCTTAACGACGTGTTCACCGTCACGGTCAACATGGCGGGCCTGCCGGGCATCGCCGTGCCGGCGGGGCTGTCGGGGCAGGGCACGCCGCTGGCGCTGCAGTTGATCGGCCGTCCGTTCGACGAAGAGACGCTGTTTGCGACGGCTTCGGTGATCGAGCAGGCGGCGGGACGTTTCACACCCGCCAGATGGTGGTAG
- the gatB gene encoding Asp-tRNA(Asn)/Glu-tRNA(Gln) amidotransferase subunit GatB codes for MTIVDTRIPDPKKFISGATGDWEIIVGMEVHAQVLSEAKLFSGASTTFGAGPNENVSLVDAAMPGMLPVINEECVRQAVRTGIGLKAKINNRSVFDRKNYFYPDLPQGYQISQFQQPIVGEGIVKVSVGPDSKGEFEEIEVGIERLHLEQDAGKSMHDQHPTMSYVDLNRSGVALMEIVSKPDIRSAEEARAYLTKLRTLLRYLGTCDGNMDQGSMRADVNVSVRRPGGDFGTRCEIKNVNSIRFVGQAVEAEARRQIALIEDGGTVEQETRLFDPAKGETRSMRTKEDAHDYRYFPDPDLLPLEFDDAFVAALGEKLPELPDDKRARLIAGGLSAYDASILVSEKAIADFFEQVAEGRDAKQAANWVINDLLGALNKNGLSIDQTPVTAAQMGAVLDLIREGVISGKIAKDLFEIVWTEGGDPRELVESRGLKQVTDTGAIEKAVDEVIAANPDKVEQARAKPTLAGWFVGQVMRATGGKANPQAVNDLVKARLGLE; via the coding sequence ATGACCATCGTCGATACGCGCATACCCGATCCGAAGAAATTCATTTCCGGCGCCACCGGGGATTGGGAAATCATCGTCGGGATGGAAGTCCACGCCCAGGTCCTGTCCGAGGCGAAGCTGTTTTCGGGTGCCTCCACCACCTTCGGCGCCGGGCCGAACGAGAATGTCAGCCTGGTCGACGCGGCGATGCCCGGCATGCTGCCCGTCATCAACGAGGAGTGCGTCCGGCAGGCCGTGCGCACCGGCATCGGCCTGAAGGCGAAGATCAACAACCGTTCCGTCTTCGACCGGAAGAACTATTTCTACCCTGATCTGCCGCAGGGCTATCAGATATCGCAGTTCCAGCAGCCCATCGTCGGCGAGGGCATCGTCAAGGTTTCCGTAGGGCCGGATTCGAAAGGCGAGTTCGAGGAGATCGAGGTGGGCATCGAGCGCCTGCACTTGGAACAGGATGCCGGCAAGTCGATGCACGACCAGCATCCCACGATGTCCTATGTCGACCTGAACCGTTCGGGCGTCGCCCTGATGGAGATCGTCTCCAAGCCGGACATCCGGTCGGCGGAGGAGGCGAGGGCCTACCTAACCAAGCTTCGCACGCTTCTGCGCTATCTCGGCACCTGCGACGGCAACATGGACCAGGGTTCCATGCGCGCCGACGTCAACGTGTCGGTGCGCCGCCCCGGTGGCGACTTCGGGACGCGCTGCGAAATCAAGAACGTCAATTCCATCCGCTTCGTGGGACAGGCCGTCGAAGCCGAGGCCCGCCGGCAGATCGCCCTGATCGAGGATGGCGGGACGGTGGAGCAGGAAACGCGCCTCTTCGACCCGGCCAAGGGCGAGACGCGATCCATGCGCACCAAGGAGGACGCGCACGACTACCGCTACTTCCCGGACCCGGACCTTCTGCCGCTGGAATTCGACGACGCGTTCGTGGCTGCACTTGGGGAGAAGCTGCCGGAACTGCCGGACGACAAGCGCGCGCGCCTGATCGCGGGGGGGCTCTCGGCCTATGACGCCTCCATCCTTGTATCGGAAAAGGCGATTGCCGACTTTTTCGAGCAGGTTGCCGAAGGACGCGATGCCAAGCAGGCGGCGAACTGGGTCATCAACGATCTTCTCGGCGCACTCAACAAGAACGGGCTGTCCATCGACCAGACACCGGTGACCGCCGCGCAGATGGGCGCCGTGCTGGACCTGATCCGCGAGGGCGTCATCTCTGGCAAGATCGCCAAGGATCTCTTCGAGATCGTCTGGACCGAGGGCGGCGACCCGCGCGAGCTCGTGGAAAGCCGGGGCCTGAAGCAGGTGACGGATACGGGCGCCATCGAGAAAGCCGTGGACGAGGTGATCGCGGCCAATCCCGACAAGGTCGAGCAGGCCAGGGCCAAGCCGACACTGGCCGGCTGGTTTGTCGGACAGGTCATGAGGGCGACAGGCGGCAAGGCCAATCCCCAGGCCGTGAACGACCTCGTCAAGGCGCGGCTGGGGCTGGAGTGA
- a CDS encoding NADH:ubiquinone oxidoreductase subunit NDUFA12: MKDWLLEIFTWWHGQTIGTRFYTWRFGKRVGEDERGNVYYQNADGSRRWVVFNGPVEATAIGTGWHGWMHFRVDTPPSQEDYQPRAWQKPHQQNLTGTALAYRPKGSLLNTAERPRVTGDYDAWQP, encoded by the coding sequence TTGAAAGACTGGCTGCTGGAAATCTTCACCTGGTGGCACGGCCAGACCATCGGAACCCGCTTCTACACCTGGCGCTTCGGCAAGCGCGTGGGCGAGGATGAGCGCGGCAACGTCTATTACCAGAACGCCGATGGTTCGCGTCGGTGGGTCGTCTTCAATGGCCCCGTCGAGGCGACAGCCATCGGAACGGGCTGGCACGGCTGGATGCATTTCCGTGTGGATACGCCGCCATCGCAGGAAGACTACCAGCCGCGCGCCTGGCAGAAACCGCATCAGCAGAACCTGACGGGCACTGCGCTGGCCTATCGCCCCAAGGGCTCGCTCCTCAATACGGCGGAGCGTCCGCGCGTGACCGGCGATTACGACGCCTGGCAGCCGTGA
- a CDS encoding DUF2155 domain-containing protein, with protein sequence MSTLCKRTALAAVAVVVAAIPADAARLENRVAVFSGLDKITGRITSFDAYVNETVQFGTLQVTPRVCYSRSPDEAPKTDSFVEVDEITLEREIRRIFTGWMFADSPGLNAVEHPVYDVWLKDCRDDSSVPPPQG encoded by the coding sequence CTGTCCACCCTCTGCAAGCGGACGGCATTGGCTGCCGTGGCTGTCGTCGTGGCTGCGATACCGGCTGACGCAGCACGGCTGGAAAATCGTGTCGCCGTGTTTTCCGGGCTCGACAAGATCACCGGCCGGATCACCAGTTTCGACGCCTATGTGAACGAGACGGTCCAGTTCGGCACTCTGCAGGTGACGCCGCGCGTCTGCTACAGCCGCTCGCCGGACGAAGCGCCGAAGACCGACAGCTTCGTAGAGGTGGACGAGATCACCCTGGAGCGTGAGATCCGGCGTATCTTTACCGGGTGGATGTTTGCAGATTCGCCGGGCCTGAATGCCGTGGAGCATCCGGTCTACGATGTCTGGCTGAAAGATTGCCGCGACGATTCCAGCGTGCCGCCGCCGCAGGGCTGA
- a CDS encoding glutathione S-transferase, translating into MRLLYSKPSPYASKVRLAAHHCDLKLELVSTDTGSAPAELIAANPLGKIPVLLLDDGSSVHDSKVICEYFDRLSGNLLIPQTMDAWLQAKRTESLIDGATECAQLRLYEVRYRPEEMRYQPMMDKQWGRAMRALKVLDGEVAALPDQPNIAHFALAADLGWLSLRFGGEWEGENPNLVRWLEEFAKSYPAFEELKPMA; encoded by the coding sequence ATGCGTCTTTTGTATTCCAAGCCTTCGCCCTATGCATCGAAGGTCCGTCTGGCCGCGCACCATTGCGACCTGAAACTGGAACTCGTCTCCACCGATACCGGCTCCGCGCCGGCAGAGCTGATTGCGGCCAACCCGCTCGGCAAGATTCCGGTTCTCCTTCTCGATGACGGCTCGTCCGTGCACGACAGCAAGGTCATCTGCGAATATTTCGACCGGCTCAGCGGAAATCTCCTGATTCCCCAAACGATGGACGCGTGGCTACAGGCTAAGCGGACGGAATCGCTGATCGACGGCGCGACGGAATGCGCGCAGCTTCGGCTGTACGAAGTCCGTTACCGGCCGGAGGAAATGCGCTACCAGCCGATGATGGACAAGCAGTGGGGCCGTGCGATGCGTGCCTTGAAGGTTCTGGATGGCGAAGTTGCCGCCCTGCCCGATCAGCCGAATATTGCTCATTTCGCGCTGGCCGCAGATCTCGGATGGTTGTCCCTCCGTTTCGGCGGTGAGTGGGAAGGCGAGAACCCGAATCTGGTCCGCTGGCTGGAGGAGTTCGCAAAGTCCTATCCGGCGTTCGAGGAATTGAAGCCTATGGCGTGA